In a single window of the Pseudomonas sp. B21-015 genome:
- a CDS encoding iron ABC transporter permease yields MSTSLSAPALRGSYVPPRKRPSIWLLLPVLLLVVLSLLPLAYVGLKTWQAGWAEALHLLWRPYVFGLLRNTLALMLGVTLACGVIGLSLAWLLERSNLPGRRLWGVILCLPFAVPAFVSSFTWVSLSAHFEGLGGAILVMSLSKYPLIFLPVAATLRNLDPSLEESARTLGQNRWGVFFKITLPLLWPSLLAGSLLIALHMLVEFGALSIIGLQTFTTAIYQQFELEFSNANAAMLSAVLLALCLMLLWLELRVRGKGRHVRTGQGAARHAEQVRLGPWATAGQLYCLLLAIIGSGIPLGMLAYWLMVGSSAAFPVAAISEALLSSLALSLGGAALCLVLAVPVGLLVVRHKGRLAIWAERLPYLLHALPGLVIALTLVYFALHYAPVLYQTSALLLIAYALLFLPLAQAPIRTALNKAAPQLEEAARTLGASPFSAFCRVTLPIIFPALGAAFALVFLDAMKELTATLLLSPTGLNTLATEVWAHTANVEFAAAAPYAALLIVVSGLPVYLLTTRMYLSR; encoded by the coding sequence ATGAGCACATCGTTATCCGCCCCCGCCTTGCGCGGGAGCTACGTGCCACCGCGCAAGCGGCCGTCGATCTGGTTGTTGCTGCCGGTTTTGCTGCTGGTGGTGCTCAGTCTGTTGCCGCTGGCTTATGTCGGCCTCAAGACCTGGCAAGCCGGCTGGGCCGAGGCGCTGCATCTGTTGTGGCGGCCCTACGTGTTTGGCCTGTTGCGCAATACGCTGGCGCTGATGCTGGGCGTCACATTGGCCTGTGGTGTGATTGGCTTGTCACTCGCCTGGTTGCTGGAGCGCAGCAATCTGCCGGGACGACGGTTATGGGGCGTGATCCTGTGTCTGCCATTCGCGGTGCCGGCGTTTGTCAGCAGCTTCACCTGGGTGTCCCTGAGCGCTCACTTCGAAGGGCTGGGCGGGGCGATTCTGGTGATGAGCCTGTCCAAGTACCCGCTGATCTTTCTGCCGGTGGCGGCGACGCTGCGCAATCTCGATCCCTCTCTTGAAGAGTCCGCACGGACCCTGGGGCAGAATCGTTGGGGCGTATTCTTCAAAATCACCCTGCCCCTGCTCTGGCCGTCACTGCTCGCCGGCTCGCTGCTGATTGCGCTGCACATGCTGGTGGAGTTCGGCGCGCTGTCGATCATCGGCCTGCAAACCTTTACCACGGCGATCTATCAGCAGTTCGAACTGGAGTTCAGCAATGCCAACGCGGCAATGCTTTCTGCCGTATTGCTGGCGCTGTGCCTTATGTTGCTGTGGCTCGAATTGCGAGTGCGCGGCAAAGGCCGACATGTGCGCACCGGCCAGGGCGCGGCGCGGCATGCGGAGCAGGTTCGTCTGGGGCCATGGGCGACTGCCGGACAGCTTTACTGCTTGCTGCTGGCGATCATCGGCAGCGGCATTCCACTGGGAATGCTGGCGTACTGGCTGATGGTGGGTTCATCGGCGGCGTTCCCGGTAGCCGCGATCAGCGAGGCATTGTTATCGTCCCTGGCGCTGTCGCTAGGTGGAGCTGCGCTGTGCCTGGTGCTGGCGGTGCCGGTGGGGTTGCTGGTGGTGCGCCATAAAGGCCGGCTGGCGATCTGGGCCGAGCGCCTGCCGTATCTGCTGCATGCATTGCCAGGGTTGGTGATTGCGCTGACCCTGGTGTATTTCGCTCTGCATTATGCGCCGGTGCTGTACCAGACCTCGGCGCTGCTGCTGATTGCTTATGCGTTGTTGTTTCTGCCACTGGCGCAGGCGCCGATTCGCACTGCGCTGAACAAGGCTGCGCCACAACTGGAAGAGGCCGCGCGCACGCTGGGGGCGTCGCCTTTCAGCGCGTTTTGTCGGGTGACCCTGCCCATCATCTTTCCCGCCCTGGGCGCAGCGTTTGCGCTGGTGTTTCTGGATGCGATGAAAGAACTGACGGCAACGCTGCTGCTGAGCCCGACCGGGCTCAATACATTGGCGACGGAAGTCTGGGCGCACACTGCGAATGTGGAGTTTGCGGCGGCGGCGCCTTATGCGGCGTTGTTGATTGTGGTGTCAGGGTTGCCGGTTTACTTGCTTACGACCCGGATGTATTTGAGCCGCTGA
- the rnr gene encoding ribonuclease R: protein MADWQSLDPEAAREAEKYENPIPSRELILQHLADRGSPANREQLVEEFGLTTEDQIEALRRRLRAMERDAQLIYTRRGTYAPVDKLDLILGRISGHRDGFGFLVPDDGSDDLFMSPAQMRLVFDGDRALARVSGLDRRGRREGMIVEVVSRAHESIVGRYFEEGGIGFVVADNPKIQQEVLVTPGRNANAQIGQFVEVKITHWPTPRFQPQGDVVEVVGNYMAPGMEIDVALRTYDIPHVWPEAVLKEAAKLKPEVEEKDKEKRIDLRHLPFVTIDGEDARDFDDAVYCEAKPGKLRLFSGGWKLYVAIADVSSYVKIGSALDNESQVRGNSVYFPERVVPMLPEQLSNGLCSLNPHVDRLAMVCEMTISKSGEMTDYCFYEAVIHSHARLTYNKVSAMLETPKATEARQLRGEYTDVLPHLKQLYALYKVLLAARHVRGAIDFETQETRIIFGSERKIAEIRPTVRNDAHKLIEECMLAANVATAEFLKKHEIPALYRVHDGPPPERLEKLRAFLGELGLSLHKGKDGPSPKDYQALLASIKDRPDFHLIQTVMLRSLSQAVYSADNQGHFGLNYEAYTHFTSPIRRYPDLLTHRAIRSVIHSKMDTPHVRRAGAMTIPKARIYPYDEATLEQLGEQCSMSERRADEATRDVVNWLKCEFMKDRVGESFPGVITAVTGFGLFVELTDIYVEGLVHVTALPGDYYHFDPVHHRLAGERTGRSFRLGDTVEVRVMRVDLDERKIDFEMAEKTTSAPIGRKKRGAETAAPAAATTKSAVEPAPAKTGRRPAKEKAVEAYRPSDAAAKNAELRKSREMKQALLSEAKGGGKAASGGKTGRSAPDKASGGKPAKPSKHRKGPPKAGSAPAARSGGARKPKAKS, encoded by the coding sequence ATGGCCGATTGGCAGTCCCTCGATCCCGAGGCCGCTCGTGAAGCGGAAAAATATGAAAACCCTATTCCTAGCCGCGAACTGATCCTTCAGCACCTCGCTGATCGAGGTTCGCCTGCTAACCGCGAGCAGCTGGTCGAAGAGTTTGGTCTGACCACAGAAGACCAGATCGAAGCCCTGCGCCGCCGCCTGCGCGCCATGGAGCGCGACGCTCAACTCATCTATACCCGTCGCGGCACCTATGCGCCGGTGGACAAGCTCGACCTGATCCTGGGCCGCATCAGCGGTCACCGTGACGGCTTCGGCTTCCTGGTCCCGGACGACGGCAGTGACGACTTGTTCATGAGCCCGGCGCAAATGCGCCTGGTGTTCGACGGCGACCGTGCCTTGGCGCGTGTTTCCGGGCTCGATCGTCGCGGCCGCCGCGAAGGCATGATCGTCGAAGTGGTGTCCCGTGCCCACGAGTCCATCGTCGGTCGTTACTTCGAAGAGGGCGGTATCGGTTTCGTCGTCGCGGACAATCCGAAGATCCAGCAAGAAGTGCTGGTGACGCCAGGTCGCAACGCCAATGCCCAGATCGGTCAGTTCGTTGAGGTGAAGATCACTCACTGGCCGACGCCACGCTTCCAGCCGCAAGGCGACGTCGTCGAAGTCGTGGGTAACTACATGGCGCCGGGCATGGAAATCGATGTCGCCCTGCGCACCTACGATATTCCTCATGTCTGGCCTGAAGCGGTACTCAAGGAAGCTGCCAAGCTCAAGCCTGAAGTCGAAGAGAAAGACAAAGAGAAGCGCATCGACCTGCGCCATCTGCCGTTCGTGACCATCGACGGCGAAGATGCGCGCGACTTCGATGACGCGGTCTACTGCGAAGCCAAACCGGGCAAGCTGCGCCTGTTCTCCGGTGGCTGGAAGTTGTACGTGGCGATTGCCGACGTTTCCAGCTACGTAAAAATCGGTTCGGCACTGGATAACGAATCCCAGGTTCGTGGCAACTCGGTGTACTTCCCCGAGCGCGTCGTGCCGATGCTGCCTGAACAGCTGTCCAACGGCCTGTGCTCGCTGAACCCGCACGTCGATCGCCTGGCCATGGTTTGCGAGATGACCATCTCCAAATCCGGCGAGATGACCGACTACTGCTTCTACGAAGCGGTGATTCACTCCCATGCCCGCCTGACCTACAACAAGGTCAGCGCCATGCTGGAAACGCCGAAAGCCACCGAGGCGCGTCAGCTTCGTGGTGAGTACACCGACGTCCTGCCGCACCTCAAGCAGCTGTATGCGCTGTACAAGGTTTTGCTGGCGGCCCGTCACGTGCGCGGCGCGATCGATTTCGAAACGCAGGAAACCCGGATCATCTTCGGTTCCGAGCGCAAGATTGCCGAAATCCGTCCGACCGTTCGCAATGACGCTCACAAGCTGATCGAGGAATGCATGCTGGCGGCCAACGTGGCCACCGCCGAATTCCTGAAAAAACACGAAATCCCTGCGTTGTACCGCGTCCACGACGGCCCGCCACCGGAGCGTCTGGAAAAACTGCGCGCCTTCCTTGGCGAGCTCGGCCTGTCCCTGCACAAAGGCAAGGATGGTCCGTCGCCGAAGGATTACCAGGCTTTGCTGGCCAGCATCAAGGACCGTCCGGATTTCCACCTGATCCAGACCGTCATGCTGCGTTCGTTGAGTCAGGCGGTGTACAGCGCCGATAACCAGGGCCACTTCGGCCTGAACTACGAAGCCTATACCCACTTCACTTCGCCGATTCGCCGCTACCCGGACTTGCTCACGCACCGGGCGATTCGCAGCGTCATCCATTCGAAAATGGACACCCCGCACGTTCGTCGTGCCGGCGCGATGACCATTCCGAAGGCGCGCATCTATCCGTACGACGAAGCGACCCTGGAGCAGCTCGGCGAGCAGTGCTCGATGAGCGAGCGCCGTGCCGACGAAGCGACCCGCGACGTGGTGAACTGGCTCAAGTGCGAGTTCATGAAAGACCGCGTGGGCGAATCGTTCCCGGGTGTGATCACCGCCGTGACCGGTTTCGGCCTGTTCGTCGAGCTGACCGATATTTACGTCGAAGGCCTGGTGCACGTCACCGCGCTGCCGGGCGATTACTACCACTTCGACCCTGTGCACCATCGCCTCGCCGGTGAGCGCACCGGTCGCAGTTTCCGCCTTGGCGACACCGTTGAAGTGCGGGTCATGCGCGTCGACCTCGACGAGCGCAAGATCGACTTCGAGATGGCTGAAAAAACCACCAGCGCGCCGATCGGCCGCAAAAAGCGTGGCGCTGAAACCGCTGCGCCTGCCGCCGCTACTACAAAATCGGCTGTGGAGCCGGCGCCGGCGAAAACCGGTCGTCGTCCTGCCAAGGAAAAGGCTGTCGAAGCCTATCGCCCGAGCGATGCCGCGGCAAAAAATGCCGAGTTGCGCAAAAGTCGTGAAATGAAACAGGCATTGCTGTCTGAAGCGAAAGGCGGCGGTAAAGCGGCGTCTGGGGGAAAGACCGGGCGGTCGGCGCCTGACAAGGCCTCCGGCGGCAAGCCAGCAAAACCAAGCAAACACCGTAAAGGCCCGCCAAAAGCGGGTTCCGCTCCAGCCGCCAGAAGCGGCGGGGCGCGTAAACCTAAGGCCAAGTCATGA
- a CDS encoding methyl-accepting chemotaxis protein has translation MSAVLSLLQSRLLRPVFVTLGIALLVQVLVAVALTRSTVTALEADLGVRLSTDSQKLSGELEQAGREVTSSLDSLSTSTRQRLTAGLSSRLKDEQAQLRTTLEKGLKDSANEMAQLLASVAPRAMWDGDIPTLSEFARRAQRNPNVLFVIYDDATGQHLTRYLNRENPINKALLEKGQGERALDKVLDAAKSDPSVYYLEASISPNGVEIGKVLMGVSTASVETDLAALDKRFSALIASSDQLVGDSLKGAAADSATAMRGRLQSAQSTASEMKANTTSTVQEAAGTLRWRIGMSLVVVGFGVLLLLTVVLGRRVVNRLKMLITAMDDLAAGEGDLTKRVQINSQDEIGDMASAVNRFVDKLQPIVREAGDVAQRTGVEIGAMTLRNAGADAAAGMQRDEVAESLRALSQMADEAQSESHAMQAALKQMVDIRQATDENTRTSAKVGSLIEALAGQVDTGAKVIERLAQQSEQIEVVLTVIHGIAEQTNLLALNAAIEAARAGETGRGFAVVADEVRALASKTQSSTGDIQAHIVALQQGAREAVAAIGQAGRQASEGLLVLRDSARLQQSVQVSVEQVHAAIGLATQAAAHQAQGAQAVRGRVETIHAQAEKAAQAVVETTASGKVLDGLAAQLKASLGQFRA, from the coding sequence GTGTCGGCCGTTCTCTCACTGTTACAAAGCCGTCTCTTGCGGCCTGTGTTCGTTACCCTTGGTATCGCCCTTTTGGTGCAGGTGCTGGTGGCTGTCGCTCTGACCCGGAGCACAGTGACTGCACTGGAAGCCGATTTGGGTGTGCGCCTGAGCACTGATAGCCAAAAGCTCTCCGGTGAGCTTGAGCAGGCAGGGCGTGAAGTCACGTCGAGCCTGGATAGCCTGTCCACCAGTACCCGTCAGCGCCTGACCGCCGGGTTGTCTTCGCGTCTGAAGGACGAGCAGGCACAGCTGCGTACGACGCTGGAGAAGGGCCTGAAGGATTCGGCCAACGAGATGGCGCAACTTCTGGCCTCGGTCGCACCTCGCGCCATGTGGGACGGTGACATTCCAACCCTGTCCGAGTTCGCTCGCCGTGCCCAGCGCAATCCCAATGTGTTGTTCGTGATCTACGATGATGCGACGGGCCAGCACCTGACGCGCTATCTCAATCGGGAGAACCCGATCAACAAGGCGCTTCTGGAAAAAGGCCAGGGCGAGCGGGCGCTGGACAAGGTGCTGGATGCGGCGAAGAGCGATCCGTCGGTCTACTACCTCGAAGCCTCGATCAGCCCCAATGGGGTGGAGATCGGCAAGGTTTTGATGGGGGTCTCGACCGCCTCCGTGGAAACCGATCTGGCGGCGCTGGACAAGCGCTTCTCGGCGTTGATCGCCAGCAGCGATCAATTGGTGGGTGACAGCCTCAAAGGCGCGGCGGCTGATAGCGCAACGGCGATGCGTGGGCGTCTGCAATCGGCGCAGTCCACCGCGTCTGAAATGAAAGCCAATACCACCAGTACCGTGCAGGAAGCCGCGGGGACTTTGCGCTGGCGAATTGGTATGAGCCTGGTGGTGGTGGGTTTCGGTGTGCTGCTGTTGCTGACGGTGGTGCTGGGCCGTCGAGTGGTCAACCGCTTGAAGATGCTGATCACCGCCATGGATGATCTGGCGGCAGGTGAGGGTGATCTGACCAAGCGCGTGCAGATCAATAGTCAGGATGAGATCGGCGACATGGCCTCGGCGGTCAATCGCTTTGTGGATAAGTTGCAGCCGATCGTGCGTGAGGCTGGCGATGTGGCCCAGCGTACCGGCGTGGAAATCGGCGCCATGACCTTGCGCAATGCCGGCGCCGATGCCGCGGCTGGCATGCAGCGCGATGAAGTGGCCGAAAGCTTGCGCGCGTTGTCGCAGATGGCTGACGAAGCTCAGTCTGAAAGCCATGCGATGCAGGCTGCTTTGAAGCAGATGGTGGATATTCGTCAGGCCACCGATGAGAACACTCGGACCTCAGCGAAAGTCGGTAGCCTGATCGAAGCGTTGGCCGGACAAGTTGATACCGGGGCGAAAGTCATTGAGCGGCTGGCGCAGCAGAGTGAGCAGATTGAAGTGGTGCTGACGGTGATTCACGGGATCGCCGAGCAAACCAACTTGTTGGCGCTGAACGCGGCCATTGAGGCGGCGCGTGCCGGTGAGACCGGTCGCGGGTTTGCCGTGGTGGCGGACGAGGTGCGGGCGCTGGCGAGCAAGACTCAGAGCTCGACCGGCGACATTCAGGCGCACATCGTTGCGTTGCAGCAGGGCGCGCGCGAGGCCGTTGCGGCAATCGGGCAGGCCGGACGTCAGGCCAGCGAAGGTTTGCTGGTGTTGCGCGACAGTGCGCGGTTGCAGCAGTCGGTGCAGGTGTCGGTCGAGCAGGTGCATGCGGCGATCGGTCTGGCGACCCAGGCCGCGGCGCATCAGGCGCAAGGTGCACAGGCAGTACGTGGGCGGGTTGAGACCATTCATGCGCAGGCTGAGAAGGCTGCTCAGGCGGTGGTGGAGACCACGGCCAGTGGCAAGGTGCTGGATGGGTTGGCGGCGCAGTTGAAGGCGAGCCTGGGGCAGTTCAGGGCTTAA
- the hflC gene encoding protease modulator HflC, giving the protein MSNKSLIALIVGVVVAIVAWNCFYIVAQTERAVLLQFGRVVQADVQPGLHVKVPYVNKVRIFDARLMTLDAPTQRFLTLEKKAVMVDAYAKWRVKDAERFYTATSGLKQIADERLSRRLESGLRDQFGKRTLHEVVSGERDALMADITSSLNKMAEKELGIEVVDVRVKTIDLPKEVNRSVFERMSTEREREAREHRAKGNELAEGIRADADRQRRVLLAEAYRESEEVRGDGDAQAAAIYSKAYGQDQEFYAFYRSLRAYRESFANKSDVMVLDPSSDFFRYLEKAKP; this is encoded by the coding sequence ATGAGCAATAAATCGCTGATCGCCCTTATTGTCGGCGTCGTCGTGGCGATCGTTGCCTGGAACTGCTTCTACATCGTGGCTCAGACCGAGCGTGCGGTGTTGCTGCAGTTCGGTCGCGTGGTCCAGGCCGATGTTCAGCCGGGCCTGCATGTGAAAGTGCCTTACGTGAACAAGGTGCGCATATTCGACGCGCGCCTGATGACGCTGGATGCACCGACGCAACGCTTCCTGACGCTGGAAAAGAAAGCCGTGATGGTCGATGCTTACGCCAAGTGGCGTGTGAAGGATGCCGAGCGCTTCTACACCGCGACTTCCGGCCTCAAGCAGATTGCCGACGAGCGTCTTTCCCGTCGTCTGGAATCGGGCCTGCGTGACCAGTTCGGTAAACGCACCCTGCACGAAGTGGTGTCCGGTGAGCGTGATGCGCTGATGGCGGACATCACCTCTTCGCTGAACAAGATGGCGGAAAAAGAGCTGGGCATTGAAGTTGTCGATGTCCGGGTCAAAACCATCGACCTGCCGAAGGAAGTGAACCGCAGCGTGTTCGAGCGTATGAGCACCGAGCGCGAGCGTGAAGCTCGCGAGCACCGCGCCAAGGGTAACGAGCTGGCCGAAGGCATTCGTGCCGACGCTGACCGTCAACGCCGCGTGCTGTTGGCTGAAGCCTATCGTGAATCCGAAGAGGTTCGCGGTGACGGTGACGCCCAGGCCGCTGCGATCTATTCCAAGGCATACGGCCAGGATCAGGAGTTCTACGCGTTCTACCGTAGCCTGCGTGCCTACCGTGAAAGCTTCGCGAACAAATCCGACGTCATGGTCCTGGACCCGAGCAGTGACTTCTTCCGTTACCTGGAAAAAGCCAAGCCTTGA
- a CDS encoding ATP phosphoribosyltransferase regulatory subunit, with protein MATVDRWLLPDGIEEVLPPEAARIEVARRQVLDLFQSWGYEFVVTPHIEYLESLLTGAGSDLDLRTFKVIDPQSGRQMGFRADITPQVARIDAHTLRREGPSRLCYAGSVLHAQPRALSSSRSPIQLGAELYGDASPSSDVEVISLMLAMLQLADVPDVHMDLGHVGIYRGLARAAGLSGEVEQQLFDALQRKAIDEVITLTEGLPADLSGMLRALVDLCGGREVLSAARERLANAPAPVLAALDDLLAIAERLSTRFPELPLYFDLGELRGYHYHTGVVFAVFVPGVGQSIAQGGRYDDIGADFGRARPATGFSTDLKTLVTLGRAEIELPSGGIWMPDSTDAALWQQVCQLRSEGQRVVQALPGQPLAAAREADCDRQLIQQNGLWQVSPLAS; from the coding sequence ATGGCAACGGTAGACCGCTGGCTGCTGCCAGATGGCATCGAAGAAGTACTGCCACCAGAAGCCGCGCGTATCGAAGTAGCGCGTCGTCAGGTGTTGGATCTGTTCCAGAGCTGGGGTTACGAGTTTGTCGTGACCCCCCATATCGAGTACCTGGAGTCCCTGCTGACCGGCGCGGGCTCGGATCTCGATCTGCGTACCTTCAAGGTCATCGACCCGCAATCGGGCCGGCAGATGGGTTTCCGTGCAGACATCACGCCGCAAGTGGCGCGCATCGATGCGCACACCTTGCGTCGTGAAGGCCCGAGCCGTCTGTGCTATGCCGGTAGCGTGCTGCATGCTCAGCCACGTGCCTTGTCGTCCTCACGCAGCCCGATTCAACTGGGCGCCGAGTTGTACGGCGATGCCAGCCCTAGCAGCGACGTGGAAGTCATCAGCCTGATGCTGGCCATGCTGCAACTGGCCGATGTGCCGGATGTGCACATGGATCTCGGTCATGTCGGCATCTACCGTGGCCTGGCCCGCGCCGCCGGTTTGTCCGGCGAAGTCGAGCAACAGTTGTTCGATGCATTGCAACGTAAAGCCATCGACGAGGTCATTACCTTGACCGAAGGCTTGCCTGCCGATCTATCGGGCATGCTGCGGGCGCTGGTCGACCTGTGTGGCGGTCGTGAAGTGTTGAGCGCTGCACGTGAGCGTCTGGCCAATGCGCCAGCGCCTGTTCTGGCGGCGCTGGACGATTTGCTGGCGATTGCCGAGCGACTGTCTACGCGTTTCCCGGAGTTGCCGCTGTACTTCGACCTGGGCGAGTTGCGCGGCTACCACTACCACACCGGTGTGGTGTTCGCTGTGTTTGTGCCGGGCGTTGGCCAGTCCATCGCTCAGGGCGGTCGTTACGACGACATCGGCGCCGACTTCGGTCGCGCCCGTCCGGCGACCGGTTTCTCTACCGATTTGAAAACCCTGGTGACCCTGGGGCGTGCTGAGATCGAGCTACCGTCTGGCGGTATCTGGATGCCTGACAGTACGGATGCAGCACTCTGGCAGCAGGTTTGCCAGTTGCGCAGTGAGGGTCAGCGTGTCGTCCAGGCATTGCCTGGGCAGCCTTTGGCCGCCGCCCGTGAAGCGGACTGCGACCGGCAATTGATTCAGCAGAACGGGCTTTGGCAAGTATCGCCACTGGCTTCTTGA
- a CDS encoding extracellular solute-binding protein produces MMFRNTLRRGLTITLLGLTLATPLTQAADPVSLTLYNGQHKEVGDAVAKAFEAKTGIHVNVRKGSSNQLASQIVEEGDRSPADVIYTEESPPLNKLGEQGLLAQTDTATLAVLPKDYVAGNGTWIGITARVRVIAFNPKLIDEKDLPKSVMEFSDPKWQGKVGFVPSSGAFQEQAVAIIKVHGMDAAEEWLTGLRAFGKTYSNNMVALKAVENGEVASVLVNNYYWFALQREKGQLDSKLHYFTGGDVGGLITVSSAAVLKSSKHPKEAQQLLAYMASEEGQRVITQTTAEYPLHKGMASDRGLKPFSELQAPNVTPADLGNAEEALDLERDVGLN; encoded by the coding sequence ATGATGTTTCGAAATACCCTGCGCCGCGGCCTGACCATCACCCTCCTCGGCCTGACACTCGCCACTCCCCTCACCCAAGCCGCCGATCCGGTTTCCCTGACACTCTATAACGGTCAACACAAGGAAGTCGGCGACGCCGTCGCCAAAGCCTTCGAGGCCAAGACCGGGATTCACGTCAATGTGCGCAAAGGCAGCAGCAACCAGCTCGCCAGCCAGATCGTCGAAGAAGGCGATCGCTCCCCCGCCGACGTGATCTACACCGAAGAATCCCCACCGCTGAACAAACTCGGCGAACAAGGCCTGCTGGCCCAGACCGATACCGCCACCCTCGCCGTTCTGCCCAAAGACTACGTCGCTGGCAACGGTACCTGGATCGGCATCACGGCACGGGTCCGCGTCATCGCTTTCAACCCCAAGCTGATTGACGAAAAAGACCTGCCCAAATCAGTGATGGAGTTCTCCGATCCAAAATGGCAAGGCAAGGTCGGCTTCGTGCCTTCCAGCGGCGCCTTTCAGGAGCAGGCCGTAGCGATCATCAAAGTCCACGGGATGGACGCCGCCGAAGAATGGCTGACCGGCCTGCGGGCGTTCGGCAAGACCTACAGCAACAACATGGTTGCGCTGAAAGCCGTGGAAAATGGCGAAGTCGCCTCCGTGCTGGTGAACAACTATTACTGGTTCGCCTTGCAGCGTGAAAAAGGCCAGCTCGACTCGAAACTGCATTACTTCACCGGTGGCGACGTCGGTGGGCTGATCACCGTTTCCAGCGCTGCGGTGCTGAAATCCAGCAAGCATCCAAAAGAAGCGCAGCAATTGCTCGCCTACATGGCCAGCGAAGAAGGTCAGCGCGTGATCACCCAGACCACCGCCGAATACCCGCTGCACAAGGGCATGGCATCGGATCGCGGTCTCAAGCCATTCAGCGAACTGCAAGCGCCGAACGTCACGCCGGCCGACCTCGGCAACGCCGAAGAAGCCCTGGACCTGGAACGCGACGTTGGCTTGAACTGA
- the hflK gene encoding FtsH protease activity modulator HflK has product MAWNEPGGNSNNQDPWGGKRRNNGDRKGPPDLDEAFRKLQESLNGLFGGGKKRGDEGGGPGKSGGFGGLLGIGLTVLAAVWLYSAVYVVDEQEQAVVLRFGKYYETVGPGLNIYFPPIDRKYLENVTRERAYTKQGQMLTEDENIVEVPLTVQYKISNLQDFVLNVDQPEISLQHATDSALRHVVGSTAMDQVLTEGRELMASEIKERLQRFLDTYRTGITVTQVNVQSAAAPREVQEAFDDVIRAREDEQRSRNQAETYANGVVPEARGQAQRILEDANGYRDETVSRAKGEADRFTKLVAEYRKAPEVTRQRLYLDTMQEIFSNTSKVLVTGNKEGQNNLLYLPLDKMIDSGRTPGAPVTGAAASSNEVNARAAADLQQQQARTRESR; this is encoded by the coding sequence ATGGCTTGGAATGAGCCGGGTGGCAACTCGAATAATCAGGATCCTTGGGGTGGCAAGCGCCGCAATAACGGCGACCGCAAGGGACCACCGGATCTCGACGAGGCCTTCCGAAAGCTGCAGGAAAGCCTGAACGGGTTGTTCGGTGGTGGCAAGAAACGCGGTGACGAGGGCGGTGGTCCGGGCAAGAGTGGCGGCTTTGGCGGCCTGCTCGGCATCGGTTTGACCGTGCTGGCGGCTGTGTGGCTGTACAGCGCGGTCTACGTGGTCGACGAGCAGGAGCAGGCTGTGGTGCTGCGCTTCGGCAAGTACTATGAAACCGTCGGCCCGGGCCTGAACATCTATTTCCCGCCGATCGATCGCAAGTACCTGGAAAACGTCACGCGTGAGCGTGCCTATACCAAGCAGGGTCAAATGCTGACTGAAGACGAAAACATCGTCGAAGTGCCGCTGACCGTGCAGTACAAGATCAGCAACCTGCAGGACTTCGTGCTGAACGTTGATCAGCCGGAAATCAGCCTGCAGCATGCGACCGACAGTGCCTTGCGTCACGTGGTGGGTTCTACCGCCATGGACCAGGTGCTGACCGAAGGTCGTGAATTGATGGCCAGCGAAATCAAGGAGCGTCTGCAACGTTTCCTCGATACCTATCGCACCGGTATCACCGTCACCCAGGTCAACGTACAGAGCGCAGCCGCACCGCGTGAAGTTCAGGAAGCCTTCGATGACGTGATCCGCGCCCGTGAAGACGAGCAGCGTTCGCGCAACCAGGCTGAAACCTACGCCAACGGCGTCGTGCCGGAAGCCCGTGGTCAGGCCCAGCGCATCCTCGAGGATGCCAACGGTTACCGCGACGAGACCGTCTCCCGCGCCAAGGGTGAGGCTGATCGTTTCACCAAGCTGGTGGCCGAGTACCGCAAGGCGCCTGAAGTCACCCGTCAGCGTCTGTACCTGGACACCATGCAGGAAATCTTCAGCAACACCAGCAAGGTTCTCGTGACCGGCAACAAGGAAGGCCAGAACAATCTTCTGTACTTGCCGCTGGACAAGATGATCGACAGTGGTCGCACCCCCGGTGCTCCGGTGACCGGCGCGGCAGCCAGCAGCAATGAAGTGAATGCACGTGCGGCAGCCGATCTGCAGCAACAGCAAGCACGTACCAGGGAGAGTCGCTGA